In Labilibaculum sp. DW002, one DNA window encodes the following:
- a CDS encoding flavodoxin family protein, whose amino-acid sequence MKVVAFNGSPKKEGNTYHALKLVCEQLEEKGIETEIVNVGIKNVKACTACNMCFKNRDEKCIIKNDDVNEWIQKMKEADGIILGTPVHYASLSASFKSFLDRAFYVAGANGSLLRHKVGASVVAVRRSGGLPAFNELNNYLTYSEMMIPTSNYWNVIHGLMPGQVEKDEEGVQIMRVLGKNMAYLLQLVENGKDKVEAPAIERKVMTNFVR is encoded by the coding sequence ATGAAAGTAGTTGCATTTAACGGAAGTCCAAAAAAAGAAGGAAACACATATCATGCATTAAAATTGGTTTGTGAACAGTTGGAGGAAAAAGGAATTGAGACAGAAATCGTAAATGTTGGCATTAAAAATGTAAAAGCATGTACTGCCTGTAATATGTGTTTTAAAAATCGAGATGAAAAGTGTATCATCAAAAATGATGATGTGAATGAGTGGATACAGAAAATGAAAGAAGCAGATGGTATTATCCTTGGTACTCCTGTTCATTATGCATCATTAAGTGCCAGTTTTAAATCTTTCTTAGACAGAGCTTTTTATGTTGCTGGAGCAAATGGAAGTCTGTTACGTCACAAAGTTGGCGCTTCGGTTGTTGCTGTTCGTCGTTCAGGAGGTTTACCAGCTTTTAACGAATTAAACAACTACCTAACCTATTCGGAGATGATGATTCCTACTTCGAACTATTGGAATGTAATTCATGGCTTGATGCCTGGTCAGGTGGAAAAGGATGAAGAAGGGGTACAAATTATGAGAGTATTAGGTAAGAATATGGCTTATCTTCTTCAGCTTGTAGAAAACGGAAAAGATAAAGTTGAAGCTCCTGCAATCGAAAGAAAAGTAATGACCAACTTTGTTCGATAA
- a CDS encoding quinone-dependent dihydroorotate dehydrogenase — protein sequence MSLYKLVVRPVLLQFDPESIHKFTFGFFKFFQKFKLIRAIVSAQFRIKHHSLERHLFGLNFPNPVGLAAGLDKNAEAFDFLGSMGFGFIEIGTVTPKAQAGNPLPRLFRFVNDKALVNRMGFNNEGVEEVVRRLRKKRTQVLIGGNIGKNKLTPNEDATSDYIKCFDALYPLVDYFVVNVSSPNTPNLRELQDKEPLTELLNQIMDLNRSKEKTKPVLLKIAPDVSESQLDDIIEIVQETKIDGIVATNTTISRDGLSYPDRKVKEIGAGGLSGQPLRERSTQVIRYIHKKSKGNIPIIGVGGILTKEDAIEKLNAGASLVQIYTGFIYEGPALVKAINKELIRK from the coding sequence ATGAGTTTATATAAATTAGTCGTACGCCCTGTTCTTCTACAGTTCGATCCGGAAAGCATTCATAAGTTTACCTTTGGTTTTTTTAAGTTTTTTCAAAAATTTAAATTAATACGTGCAATTGTATCAGCTCAGTTTAGAATTAAACACCATTCCTTAGAAAGGCATCTTTTTGGCCTAAATTTTCCTAATCCTGTAGGATTGGCTGCAGGTTTAGATAAGAATGCCGAAGCATTCGATTTTCTGGGAAGTATGGGCTTTGGTTTTATCGAAATTGGTACCGTCACACCTAAAGCACAAGCAGGAAACCCTCTCCCACGTCTTTTTCGCTTCGTAAATGATAAAGCCTTAGTCAACCGAATGGGGTTTAATAACGAAGGTGTAGAAGAAGTTGTTCGGCGTTTACGCAAGAAGAGAACTCAGGTGCTTATAGGTGGAAACATTGGAAAAAATAAACTTACGCCAAACGAAGATGCTACGAGCGATTATATCAAATGTTTTGATGCCCTCTACCCTCTTGTTGACTACTTCGTCGTGAATGTAAGCTCTCCAAACACACCAAACTTAAGAGAGCTACAGGATAAAGAACCTTTAACTGAGCTTTTAAATCAAATCATGGATTTGAATAGAAGCAAAGAGAAAACTAAGCCGGTATTGTTAAAAATCGCTCCTGATGTAAGCGAATCGCAATTAGATGATATTATTGAAATTGTTCAGGAAACGAAAATTGATGGAATTGTCGCTACCAATACGACTATTTCAAGAGACGGATTATCTTATCCAGATCGTAAAGTGAAAGAAATTGGAGCTGGTGGTTTAAGTGGACAACCTTTGCGTGAACGATCAACTCAAGTAATTCGCTACATTCATAAAAAATCAAAAGGTAATATCCCAATTATTGGCGTTGGCGGCATTTTAACTAAGGAAGATGCAATTGAAAAATTGAATGCAGGAGCTTCACTTGTTCAAATTTACACTGGATTTATTTATGAAGGCCCTGCTTTGGTAAAAGCAATTAATAAAGAATTGATCCGAAAATAG
- a CDS encoding FKBP-type peptidyl-prolyl cis-trans isomerase, whose amino-acid sequence MTKSNFKNTNEEEIKAYIAKNKLDAKKSDTGLYYVIANEGEGARPTCDSNITISYIGYLTNGTIFDQSESLEINLSVVIEGWKEGIQYFKEGGEGILIIPSHLAYGKTDYGSIPGGSVLIFDILLTKVF is encoded by the coding sequence ATGACAAAATCCAATTTCAAAAATACAAACGAAGAAGAAATCAAAGCCTATATTGCTAAAAATAAGCTTGACGCAAAAAAAAGTGACACTGGTTTATATTACGTAATAGCTAATGAAGGTGAAGGAGCTCGCCCTACTTGCGATTCGAATATAACGATTAGTTATATTGGCTATTTAACCAACGGCACTATTTTCGATCAAAGTGAAAGCTTGGAGATTAATCTATCTGTTGTTATTGAGGGCTGGAAAGAAGGAATTCAATATTTTAAAGAAGGTGGTGAGGGAATTTTAATCATTCCTTCTCATTTGGCCTATGGTAAAACCGACTATGGATCAATTCCTGGAGGTTCGGTTCTTATTTTTGATATTCTCTTGACTAAGGTATTTTAG
- a CDS encoding DNA polymerase III subunit alpha gives MLLNCHTYYSFKYGTLSTEELLKEVTSGGFSVVVLTDINNTAASLDFVRRSKEFGIRPVVGVDFRNGVKQQYVAIAKNADGFRELNEFLTPHLHDKKEFEAKAPNFDHAYVVYPFSSKLRDLKEHEYMGVSPQDLLRLPFTEWKNHQDKLVILQTASFRNKRDYNIHRLLRAIDKNTLLSKLAKDEQADFENQYRSKQELLAIYQEYPRIIENTEKLLVNCNMEFEFGTNKNKKRFTNSEEEDFELLKDKAFEGLKYRYDQVTDEILDRLNKELKVIRELNFCSYFLINWDMVKYAMSKGYYHVGRGSGANSLVAYLLRITNVDPVDLDLYFERFINPFRTSPPDFDIDFSWTDRDDVTRYLFDTYGWDHVALLGTFITFNHKSAFREIGKVFGLPDEEISRLQRNPNPAEADEYGKWVIRYSKYIAGFPSHGSIHSSGVLISDKPISNYSATELMPKGFPSTQFDMYISEDLGLHKFDILSQRGLGKIKDTLAIIKNNHGVDIDIHNTKLFMENVRVKRMLKKGEAIGCFYVESPAMRMLLTKLKAEDYKRLVAASSIIRPGVAKSGMMREYILRFQDENRREEARREIPELYRILEETYGVMVYQEDVIKVAHYFAGLSLDEADVLRRGMSWKFKQRNEFAKVKNKFFSNCKEKGYADAIVQDIWRQIESFANYAFAKGHSASYAVESFQALYLKAYYPLEYMVATLNNGGGFYSAQLYLHDAVMHGAEVEAPCVNNSAWENIINGKTIWLGFYLLRDLERGTGKRLIVERNENGAFTSLRNFVTRFPISLEQLIILIRAGAFRFCGKNKKELLWDAHYLLGHSKKTKPEKTLFQTEVKEFKLPELWKHKLEDAFDEIELLGLSIQSPFELLKDALPSDLKVCHLSRLINRYIRIVGFLIHRKPTKASNGKIMYFGTWIDLDGHWLDTVHFPPVAKEFPFRGPGCYCIEGKVTEEYGFLSIEVSKMERMPNLSLEDVTK, from the coding sequence ATGCTTCTAAATTGCCATACCTATTATAGTTTTAAATACGGAACACTTTCCACCGAAGAGCTTTTAAAGGAAGTTACTTCAGGAGGCTTTTCGGTTGTTGTCTTAACGGATATCAACAACACGGCGGCAAGTCTCGATTTTGTAAGAAGAAGCAAAGAATTTGGAATTCGACCAGTTGTAGGTGTTGATTTTCGAAATGGGGTAAAGCAGCAGTATGTGGCAATTGCAAAAAATGCAGATGGATTTCGGGAGCTCAATGAGTTTTTAACACCACATTTACATGATAAAAAAGAGTTTGAAGCAAAAGCTCCAAACTTTGATCACGCTTATGTTGTTTACCCTTTTTCATCTAAACTTAGAGATTTAAAAGAGCATGAATATATGGGTGTTAGTCCACAAGATTTATTGCGTTTGCCATTTACCGAATGGAAAAATCATCAAGATAAGTTGGTGATTTTACAAACAGCTAGTTTCCGTAACAAACGCGACTACAATATCCATCGATTATTGCGTGCCATCGATAAAAATACTTTACTGAGCAAACTAGCTAAAGATGAGCAAGCTGATTTTGAGAATCAATACCGAAGTAAACAGGAATTGTTGGCCATTTATCAAGAATATCCACGGATAATTGAGAACACAGAAAAGCTCTTGGTCAATTGTAACATGGAGTTTGAATTTGGTACGAACAAAAACAAAAAGCGCTTTACCAATTCGGAGGAGGAAGATTTTGAACTGTTGAAAGATAAGGCTTTTGAAGGCTTAAAGTATCGATATGATCAGGTAACCGATGAGATTTTAGATCGTCTAAATAAGGAATTAAAGGTGATTCGAGAATTGAATTTTTGTTCCTACTTTCTGATTAATTGGGATATGGTAAAGTATGCTATGAGTAAAGGATACTATCATGTTGGGCGAGGAAGTGGAGCCAATAGTTTGGTTGCTTACCTGCTAAGAATCACAAATGTTGACCCTGTTGACTTAGACCTTTACTTTGAGCGTTTCATCAATCCCTTTCGAACTTCTCCTCCCGATTTTGATATCGATTTCTCATGGACCGATCGTGATGATGTGACCCGTTATTTGTTTGATACATATGGCTGGGATCACGTGGCTTTATTGGGCACTTTTATTACGTTTAATCACAAATCAGCCTTTCGGGAAATAGGTAAGGTTTTTGGTTTGCCCGATGAGGAAATAAGTCGTCTGCAAAGAAATCCAAATCCGGCGGAAGCCGACGAGTATGGCAAGTGGGTGATTCGCTACAGTAAGTACATTGCAGGTTTTCCAAGTCATGGCAGTATTCATTCCAGTGGTGTTTTAATATCCGATAAGCCAATAAGCAATTATTCGGCAACCGAGCTCATGCCCAAAGGTTTCCCTTCTACGCAGTTCGATATGTATATTTCCGAAGACTTGGGCTTGCATAAATTTGATATTTTAAGTCAGCGAGGTTTAGGAAAAATAAAGGATACGCTTGCGATCATTAAAAATAATCATGGTGTTGATATCGATATTCACAACACCAAGTTGTTTATGGAGAATGTACGCGTAAAACGCATGCTGAAAAAAGGAGAAGCCATTGGCTGTTTTTATGTGGAATCGCCTGCTATGCGAATGCTTTTAACCAAGCTAAAAGCGGAAGATTACAAGCGATTGGTAGCTGCTAGTTCTATCATTAGGCCTGGCGTAGCAAAAAGCGGTATGATGCGCGAATACATCCTTCGCTTTCAGGATGAAAATAGGAGAGAAGAAGCTCGCCGGGAAATTCCCGAATTGTATCGAATTTTGGAGGAAACTTACGGCGTAATGGTGTATCAGGAAGATGTGATTAAGGTGGCACATTATTTCGCCGGTTTATCTCTAGACGAAGCAGATGTTTTGCGCAGAGGAATGTCTTGGAAGTTTAAGCAGCGAAATGAGTTTGCTAAGGTGAAGAATAAGTTTTTTTCCAATTGCAAGGAAAAGGGTTATGCCGATGCAATTGTGCAGGATATTTGGCGGCAAATAGAGAGTTTTGCCAATTACGCCTTTGCCAAAGGTCACTCAGCAAGTTATGCGGTAGAGAGTTTTCAGGCGCTTTATTTAAAAGCTTATTATCCTTTGGAGTATATGGTAGCCACCTTAAATAACGGAGGCGGTTTTTATTCTGCACAACTTTATTTACACGATGCGGTAATGCATGGAGCAGAGGTGGAGGCGCCTTGTGTAAACAACAGTGCTTGGGAGAATATCATTAATGGAAAAACCATTTGGTTAGGTTTTTATTTGTTGCGCGATTTAGAGCGAGGAACAGGGAAGCGATTGATTGTAGAGCGGAATGAGAATGGCGCTTTTACCAGCTTACGCAATTTTGTTACGCGATTTCCGATTAGTTTGGAACAGCTAATCATTTTAATTAGAGCTGGAGCATTTCGATTTTGTGGTAAGAATAAGAAGGAATTGCTTTGGGATGCTCATTATCTTTTAGGGCATAGTAAGAAAACCAAGCCAGAGAAAACTTTATTTCAGACTGAAGTAAAAGAATTTAAATTGCCTGAGCTTTGGAAACATAAATTAGAAGATGCTTTTGATGAAATTGAATTGCTAGGATTATCTATTCAATCACCTTTTGAATTGCTTAAGGATGCATTGCCGTCCGATTTAAAGGTCTGCCATTTGTCACGACTCATCAATCGTTACATTCGAATTGTAGGCTTTCTAATTCATCGAAAGCCAACGAAAGCAAGCAATGGTAAAATCATGTATTTTGGCACTTGGATCGATTTGGATGGACATTGGTTGGATACGGTTCATTTTCCACCTGTAGCCAAAGAATTTCCTTTCCGTGGGCCTGGTTGCTATTGCATAGAAGGAAAAGTGACCGAAGAGTATGGTTTTTTAAGTATAGAAGTGAGTAAAATGGAACGAATGCCAAACTTGAGTTTAGAAGATGTAACTAAGTAA
- a CDS encoding RNA methyltransferase, translating into MIDTLEQGFFGIGIQNGKTPENLGVLWRSAQNMGASFIFTVGKRYAKQACDTHKAVGAMPYFHYDNFDDFYKHLPKGAILVGVELDEKAVALEEFQHPRRCVYLLGAEDNGLTKNAIEKSHHLVKFDTRLSVNVSVAGSIIMYDRNLKMKYS; encoded by the coding sequence ATGATAGATACATTGGAACAAGGTTTTTTTGGAATTGGTATTCAGAATGGGAAAACACCTGAGAATTTAGGTGTGCTTTGGCGTTCAGCTCAGAATATGGGAGCCAGCTTTATATTTACAGTTGGGAAACGCTACGCTAAACAAGCCTGCGATACGCATAAGGCGGTAGGCGCGATGCCTTATTTTCATTACGACAATTTTGACGATTTCTATAAGCACCTACCTAAAGGTGCTATTCTTGTTGGTGTAGAATTGGATGAGAAAGCAGTTGCTTTGGAGGAGTTCCAACATCCGCGACGTTGTGTTTATTTATTGGGTGCCGAAGATAATGGTTTAACAAAAAATGCCATTGAGAAGTCACATCATTTGGTGAAATTTGATACACGATTAAGTGTAAATGTTTCAGTAGCCGGAAGTATTATCATGTATGATAGAAACTTAAAAATGAAATATTCTTAA
- the dinB gene encoding DNA polymerase IV has translation MRKTIVHMDLDTFFVSCERLLDSRLNNRPVLIGGTSDRGVVAACSYEARVYGIHSAMPMKMARLLCPDAVVIRGDSGTYSKFSNMVTEIVKERSPIFEKSSIDEFYIDITGMDRFVQTSYLWSKELRETILKETHLPISFGLSTSKTVSKVGTGEAKPNNHIEIPEGNEMPFLAPLSIKKIPMVGDKTYHKLRSMGVEKIRTVQEMPMELMERVLGKNGAVIWKKAQGIDNTPVVAWSERKSISSERTFEKDTTDIVKLRSLLVAMAENLSYQLRKGNKLTACVTLKIRYSDFQTYTKQKRISYTSLDHTLIAVVLDLFDKVYERRVLIRLIGVRFSNLVGGTYQIRLFEDSEKLIKLYQAMDHVRNRYGQNAVKRAIAMGSKNIGGMNPFNGQAPIIPAHRRE, from the coding sequence GTGAGAAAGACAATAGTACATATGGATTTGGACACATTTTTTGTGTCTTGTGAACGACTATTAGACAGTCGATTGAACAATCGGCCAGTGCTGATTGGAGGAACGTCGGATAGAGGGGTTGTGGCGGCTTGTAGTTACGAAGCGCGTGTTTATGGCATTCATTCTGCCATGCCAATGAAAATGGCTCGGCTATTATGCCCAGATGCTGTTGTGATCAGAGGAGATAGTGGAACGTACAGTAAGTTTTCGAATATGGTAACAGAAATTGTAAAGGAGCGTTCACCGATTTTCGAAAAATCCTCCATTGATGAGTTTTACATTGATATTACGGGAATGGATCGTTTTGTGCAGACCAGTTACTTGTGGTCTAAAGAATTAAGAGAAACCATTCTGAAGGAAACGCATTTGCCCATTTCTTTTGGATTATCTACAAGTAAAACCGTTTCGAAAGTGGGAACCGGAGAGGCCAAGCCCAATAATCACATCGAAATTCCTGAGGGAAATGAGATGCCTTTTTTAGCACCGCTTTCCATAAAGAAAATTCCTATGGTAGGTGATAAAACTTACCACAAGCTTCGAAGCATGGGTGTGGAGAAGATACGAACAGTACAGGAAATGCCCATGGAATTAATGGAGCGTGTATTGGGCAAAAACGGAGCTGTAATTTGGAAGAAAGCACAAGGAATAGATAACACACCTGTGGTGGCTTGGAGTGAGCGAAAATCCATCTCTAGCGAACGAACTTTTGAGAAAGACACTACTGATATTGTAAAATTGCGTAGTTTATTGGTAGCTATGGCCGAAAATCTCTCTTATCAGCTGCGAAAAGGAAACAAACTAACTGCTTGTGTGACGCTTAAGATTCGGTATTCCGATTTTCAGACCTACACAAAACAGAAGCGAATATCCTATACATCTTTAGATCATACGCTAATCGCAGTTGTTTTAGATTTATTTGATAAGGTATATGAGCGCAGAGTTCTCATTCGATTGATTGGAGTTCGCTTTAGCAATTTGGTTGGAGGAACCTATCAAATTCGTTTATTCGAAGACTCCGAAAAGCTAATTAAATTGTATCAAGCTATGGATCATGTTCGAAATCGTTACGGGCAAAATGCAGTAAAAAGAGCCATTGCTATGGGATCAAAAAACATTGGTGGCATGAACCCTTTTAATGGACAAGCTCCAATTATTCCTGCACACCGAAGAGAATGA
- a CDS encoding ATP-binding protein, with product MKKPKTEEEKKEAYFLRKVAKRMGKAISDFDLIEEGDRIMVGVSGGKDSLALLELLALRRKYKKQNFEVIAVHINVLELPYEVDRDFLNEFCERLDVQIVYRDINVDFDRPSKKPACFRCSWHRRTTLFKMTDEFKCNKLALGHHMDDAIETLLMNMMYQGAVCSMPAKLSMFR from the coding sequence TTGAAAAAGCCTAAAACAGAAGAAGAGAAGAAAGAAGCTTATTTTCTTAGAAAAGTAGCTAAGCGAATGGGAAAAGCTATAAGTGATTTTGACTTGATTGAAGAAGGTGATCGCATTATGGTTGGGGTATCAGGAGGAAAGGATTCTTTGGCCTTGCTTGAATTGTTGGCATTAAGACGCAAATACAAAAAGCAAAATTTTGAGGTGATTGCTGTTCATATCAATGTATTAGAATTACCATACGAGGTTGATCGCGATTTTTTAAATGAATTTTGTGAACGCTTGGATGTACAAATAGTTTATCGAGATATAAATGTTGATTTTGACCGTCCAAGCAAAAAGCCTGCATGTTTTCGCTGTTCGTGGCATAGGAGAACAACGCTTTTCAAAATGACTGACGAGTTTAAATGCAACAAACTTGCTCTAGGTCATCATATGGACGATGCTATTGAAACACTTCTAATGAATATGATGTATCAAGGAGCAGTGTGTAGTATGCCTGCAAAATTGAGTATGTTCCGGTAA
- a CDS encoding XRE family transcriptional regulator, producing MFFAENIKFLRQRRKKSQLSLADQLSITRTTLAGYEKSVQPPFHVLIKFAEYFGVSIDALVRYRLKELSEFQLSQIEDGFDIDVTGKKLRLLTISVNKDGEENIEMVPLKAQAGYTNSYGDLEFIGSLPKFTLPFLPKDKTYRTFQIQGDSMLPIPEGAWVTASFIQNWELIKEGTPCIIVTEEDGIVFKVVYKQLEKNQTLLLVSSNRNYKPYELAIGKVIEIWKFETFNGFEIE from the coding sequence ATGTTTTTTGCAGAAAATATCAAGTTCCTTCGCCAGCGAAGGAAGAAATCGCAGCTTAGTTTAGCTGATCAACTGAGCATTACACGAACCACTTTAGCAGGATACGAAAAGAGTGTTCAGCCTCCTTTTCATGTATTGATTAAATTCGCCGAATATTTCGGTGTTTCTATCGATGCCTTAGTCCGCTATAGGCTAAAAGAGCTATCTGAATTTCAGCTTTCGCAGATTGAAGATGGATTTGACATTGATGTGACAGGTAAAAAATTACGTTTGCTTACCATATCAGTAAACAAAGACGGAGAAGAAAACATAGAAATGGTTCCCCTAAAAGCACAAGCTGGCTATACCAACAGCTATGGGGATTTGGAATTTATTGGTTCATTGCCAAAATTCACGCTTCCCTTTCTACCAAAAGATAAAACCTACCGAACTTTCCAAATACAAGGCGATTCGATGTTACCAATACCTGAAGGTGCATGGGTAACTGCTTCCTTTATTCAAAACTGGGAACTAATTAAAGAGGGAACTCCTTGTATTATTGTAACCGAAGAAGATGGAATTGTATTTAAAGTTGTATATAAGCAATTGGAGAAAAATCAAACATTACTTCTGGTTTCCTCTAATCGGAACTACAAACCATATGAGCTCGCTATTGGAAAAGTAATTGAAATATGGAAATTTGAAACTTTTAATGGGTTTGAGATTGAATAA
- a CDS encoding DUF294 nucleotidyltransferase-like domain-containing protein, with product MMDRKASKFIYSIVAPTILAITMFIVSFYLIIIPSFERSIMDRKKEMILELTNTAWSVLAEYNDEYKKGSLSLTEAQKRAAEQVGKMRYGNEQKDYFWIITISPKMIMHPYRPDLNGSDLSNFSDNHENKLFVDAAQLVNEKGEGNIEYYWQWKDDASKVVPKLSYVKGFQEWNWVIGTGIYLQDVALEIKQLKKHLLQVSFIIVLLIVMILFYVLRQSKTIEEKRIKAEEKLKLSIQKYKSLVDASTEGTLMLINEKVVFANNRFISLLNNEEKEIIGLDFSSLFEISWNDLLSKIDNPKSTSTFETKLIEAKAGLQNVVVSLSQITHSGEIGYILVVRNVTEQKRLRLDAQKLSDDIQLSLQLMNQPVLNLVNKNISCRLNDKVKDAAKTMTDKRSKLICVTENEDIVGVVTDTDLRSRALALEESENMPIYNVMTSPVKKINQDALLYEALLLFKQENISHLLIENNYKQIIGNINHQQCLEMQRNSLTYLIQEINECFVIKDLKRIYNTVPILIQAVFTSTDNINSISRIITSIADAINMRVIELAIKEVGEAPCDFAFVAMGSEGRGEQTLKTDQDNAIIFKDQNDSNKEYFLRLSEIVNENLHEIGYSRCKGDLMAGNPEWCNSLSIWKDYFSNWIDNPDTPNVLDSSIFFDLRLVYGSNTLVTQLFDHIYTISKDNLTFFNQLAKPIIKRKPVFEKKQVDLKKFLLPIIGYLRINALYHSVQETNSLLRLNKLMALGVISEKMGEEIENMYNFLMHLRIKWQVDLLLDNDLPDNTIMLKNLTDLDKNTLKQIISEISKLQDDLQKSFKTSENQ from the coding sequence TATCTCATTATTATTCCTTCCTTTGAACGGAGCATAATGGATCGTAAGAAGGAAATGATACTGGAGCTTACCAATACTGCATGGAGTGTTCTTGCAGAATACAATGATGAGTACAAAAAAGGATCATTATCTCTTACAGAAGCGCAGAAAAGAGCAGCCGAACAAGTGGGTAAAATGAGGTATGGCAATGAACAGAAGGATTATTTCTGGATTATTACAATAAGTCCAAAAATGATCATGCACCCGTACCGTCCCGATTTAAATGGAAGTGATTTGTCTAACTTCTCCGATAATCATGAAAATAAACTATTTGTTGATGCAGCTCAATTGGTAAATGAAAAAGGAGAAGGAAATATAGAGTATTACTGGCAGTGGAAAGATGATGCCTCTAAAGTTGTACCCAAACTATCTTATGTGAAAGGATTTCAAGAATGGAATTGGGTTATTGGTACTGGAATTTATTTACAAGATGTAGCATTAGAAATTAAGCAGCTAAAAAAGCATTTACTGCAAGTGTCTTTCATAATTGTACTGCTCATTGTAATGATATTGTTTTACGTACTGCGACAAAGCAAAACAATAGAAGAAAAACGAATTAAGGCCGAGGAAAAATTAAAATTGTCCATCCAAAAATACAAAAGCCTAGTTGATGCTTCAACAGAAGGAACTTTGATGCTAATAAACGAGAAAGTAGTATTTGCAAACAATCGTTTCATTAGCCTTTTAAATAATGAAGAGAAAGAAATAATAGGTTTGGACTTCTCTAGTTTGTTTGAAATAAGTTGGAATGATTTACTTTCTAAAATCGATAATCCAAAAAGCACCTCTACTTTTGAAACCAAACTAATCGAAGCTAAAGCTGGCTTGCAAAATGTGGTTGTTTCTCTTAGTCAAATTACACATTCAGGCGAAATTGGCTATATTCTAGTTGTTAGAAACGTAACAGAACAAAAACGCTTGCGTTTAGATGCTCAAAAACTCTCTGATGACATACAACTATCTTTGCAATTAATGAATCAACCAGTTCTTAATCTTGTTAATAAAAATATAAGCTGTCGTTTAAACGATAAAGTAAAGGATGCGGCCAAAACAATGACAGACAAACGATCTAAATTAATTTGTGTTACAGAAAATGAAGATATTGTAGGCGTTGTTACCGATACGGATTTACGAAGCAGAGCTCTTGCTCTTGAAGAATCTGAGAACATGCCCATTTACAATGTTATGACTTCTCCTGTAAAAAAAATAAATCAGGATGCCCTTTTATACGAAGCACTTTTACTATTTAAACAAGAGAATATATCGCATTTATTGATTGAGAACAATTACAAGCAAATAATTGGCAATATAAATCATCAGCAATGTCTTGAAATGCAACGAAATTCTCTTACCTATTTAATACAAGAAATAAATGAATGCTTTGTAATTAAAGATTTAAAGCGGATTTATAACACAGTACCAATCCTTATACAAGCTGTATTTACAAGTACAGATAATATTAACAGCATATCAAGAATTATTACGTCTATAGCCGATGCTATAAACATGAGAGTTATTGAATTGGCTATAAAGGAGGTTGGAGAAGCTCCTTGCGATTTTGCTTTTGTTGCCATGGGAAGTGAAGGTCGTGGAGAACAAACACTTAAGACAGATCAAGATAATGCGATTATCTTTAAAGATCAAAATGATAGCAATAAGGAATATTTCTTACGCTTATCGGAAATTGTTAATGAAAATCTTCATGAAATTGGTTATTCCAGGTGTAAAGGAGATTTAATGGCAGGAAATCCAGAATGGTGCAATTCTTTATCTATTTGGAAAGATTATTTTTCAAATTGGATTGACAATCCAGATACTCCTAATGTTTTGGATAGTTCTATCTTTTTCGATTTGCGATTAGTCTACGGCAGTAACACGCTTGTTACCCAACTATTTGATCATATATATACGATTTCAAAAGACAATCTTACCTTTTTTAATCAATTGGCAAAACCAATTATTAAAAGAAAGCCAGTTTTTGAAAAGAAACAAGTTGATTTAAAGAAATTCCTATTGCCAATCATTGGATATTTAAGAATTAATGCTCTTTATCATTCGGTACAAGAAACAAACAGTCTTTTGCGCCTAAATAAGTTAATGGCACTTGGCGTGATATCTGAAAAAATGGGTGAAGAAATTGAGAACATGTACAATTTTTTAATGCATTTACGTATTAAATGGCAGGTTGATTTACTTTTAGATAACGATCTGCCTGATAATACGATAATGCTAAAGAACTTAACAGATCTTGATAAGAACACCTTAAAACAAATTATTAGTGAGATTTCTAAACTTCAGGATGATTTACAAAAATCATTTAAGACTTCGGAAAATCAGTAA